A window of Paenibacillus sp. 19GGS1-52 contains these coding sequences:
- a CDS encoding M20 family metallopeptidase: MKSVMGREIAIPFLQRLIAVDTCNPPGNEHRLSLVLQDFLQELGMTSRISSLEEGRSNLELVLTGSGRKRLMFCGHLDTVSPWTSTAGTYNPHGAVIEGNRMYGRGTSDMKSGLAAMLLAAASLHQEGIRLDGDLIFLATAGEEVDSCGARMYAEHNSLHELDGLVIGEPTCSKVAVGHKGALWLRISLFGRSAHGSMPHLGLNAVEGMTEIIKLLQLHSVQWKATDPVLGTSSLSVNRIEGGIQTNVIPDRCSIDVDIRTVPPLDHAQLLAEIELKLQDIQQLHPEYRYQVESVLDRSSVYTDPAQLLIRTALDISGEATEQVQGVSYYTDGSVLHDHGRLPILIYGPGDQSLAHQPDEWVDIEAYLQSISFYRELAIRFLGTIEL, encoded by the coding sequence ATGAAGAGTGTGATGGGTCGGGAAATCGCCATTCCTTTCTTGCAGAGACTGATAGCAGTGGATACATGCAATCCCCCTGGGAACGAACATCGCCTGTCACTGGTGCTGCAGGATTTTTTGCAAGAACTCGGAATGACCAGCAGGATAAGTTCTCTGGAAGAAGGGCGCAGCAATCTGGAGCTGGTGCTTACAGGGAGTGGGCGCAAGCGGCTAATGTTCTGTGGACATCTGGATACAGTCAGTCCTTGGACCTCCACCGCCGGTACATATAATCCTCATGGTGCAGTGATTGAAGGGAACCGTATGTATGGACGGGGAACTTCCGATATGAAAAGCGGACTGGCGGCCATGCTGCTCGCCGCCGCCTCGCTCCATCAAGAAGGCATCCGGCTGGACGGCGATCTGATTTTCCTGGCCACCGCAGGGGAAGAGGTAGATAGCTGCGGAGCTCGCATGTATGCAGAGCATAACAGCCTGCACGAACTGGATGGGCTCGTCATCGGCGAGCCGACATGCAGCAAGGTGGCCGTGGGACATAAGGGAGCTTTATGGCTGCGAATCTCCTTATTTGGGCGCAGCGCACACGGCTCTATGCCGCATCTCGGCCTGAACGCTGTCGAAGGGATGACTGAGATCATTAAGCTCTTACAACTCCATTCCGTGCAATGGAAAGCAACCGATCCTGTGCTTGGCACAAGCAGCCTATCCGTGAACAGAATCGAAGGAGGCATCCAAACGAATGTCATACCGGATCGATGTTCTATTGATGTGGATATTCGTACGGTTCCGCCGCTAGACCATGCACAATTATTGGCAGAAATAGAGCTGAAGCTGCAGGACATTCAGCAGCTTCACCCTGAGTACCGCTATCAAGTGGAGTCTGTGCTGGACCGCAGCTCCGTGTATACAGATCCAGCACAGCTGTTGATTCGCACCGCGCTTGATATTAGCGGCGAAGCAACTGAACAGGTGCAGGGTGTTTCTTATTATACGGACGGCTCGGTGCTGCATGACCATGGCAGATTGCCTATCCTGATCTATGGACCCGGCGACCAGAGCTTAGCCCATCAGCCTGATGAATGGGTCGATATTGAGGCTTATCTGCAATCGATCAGCTTCTATCGAGAGCTGGCGATTCGTTTTCTGGGTACAATTGAGCTTTAA
- a CDS encoding carbohydrate ABC transporter permease, whose protein sequence is MTLIMSGFAILMIVPFVWMISTSFKSPADVFVYPIQWIPSSLNWEHHIKVWTGSDSFVTYYLNSLKISLISMIGAVFLSSFAAYGFARIQFKGREALFLVYLSMMMVPPQVLFVPKFIMFEWAGIYNTHWALILPGMFTIFGVFMLRQFFLTVPAEISEAAFIDGAGHFRIFFQLILPLAKPALATLAIIDFSWHWNDYENALVFLLDKDLYTVPLGLQNFILENNVDYNGMMAAATAGIIPMLIIFLIGQRYIIQGVAGSAVKG, encoded by the coding sequence ATGACACTGATCATGTCCGGCTTCGCCATATTAATGATTGTGCCCTTTGTCTGGATGATCAGCACTTCGTTCAAATCTCCCGCAGACGTGTTTGTATACCCGATTCAATGGATACCATCGAGCTTGAACTGGGAGCATCATATCAAGGTGTGGACAGGCAGCGACAGCTTTGTGACCTATTATTTGAATTCTTTAAAAATATCACTGATCAGCATGATCGGTGCCGTGTTTCTATCCTCCTTTGCCGCCTATGGGTTTGCGCGGATACAGTTTAAAGGACGGGAGGCGTTATTCCTAGTTTACCTGTCTATGATGATGGTGCCGCCGCAGGTGCTGTTCGTGCCGAAATTCATTATGTTCGAATGGGCGGGCATTTACAATACTCACTGGGCATTGATTCTTCCGGGCATGTTTACCATCTTCGGAGTATTTATGCTGCGGCAATTCTTCCTCACGGTACCAGCTGAAATCTCCGAAGCGGCGTTTATTGATGGGGCGGGCCATTTCCGTATTTTCTTCCAGCTTATCCTGCCACTGGCTAAGCCTGCACTCGCTACCCTAGCCATCATTGATTTCTCCTGGCACTGGAACGATTATGAGAACGCACTTGTCTTCCTATTGGACAAAGACCTGTATACAGTTCCATTAGGACTGCAGAACTTCATTCTGGAGAACAATGTGGACTATAACGGAATGATGGCAGCGGCTACGGCGGGGATTATTCCTATGCTGATCATTTTCCTCATTGGGCAAAGGTACATTATCCAAGGTGTGGCAGGGAGTGCGGTAAAGGGATGA
- a CDS encoding sugar ABC transporter permease, with protein sequence MNKSWMKRQSRLGYIFIGPNMLGVLLFFIIPAAYSFYLMFTDYKFMSPQTHFIGLANIRRMLGDELFYVALKNTFVFLLAVPISIVLSFIVAVALNKSVYFQKTLRALYFMPYITSGVAVAFVWMLLFQPSSGPINGFLKGIGIAHPPGWLSTTESSMYAIDIIWVWFMLGYNMIIYLAALQEIPEELMEAAKIDGARPWQIIRRIMWPLVSPTTFLLLITGLIMTIKNFGIIQAITQGGPGNSTTVLSLFIYQNAFRYYEMGYAAAISWALFVIIMIFTVLQWLGQKRWVHY encoded by the coding sequence ATGAACAAATCATGGATGAAAAGGCAGAGCAGGCTGGGATATATTTTTATCGGTCCAAATATGCTCGGGGTATTGCTGTTTTTTATTATACCGGCGGCCTATTCTTTTTATCTGATGTTCACCGATTACAAGTTTATGAGTCCACAGACGCATTTTATCGGGCTGGCCAATATCAGAAGGATGCTTGGAGATGAGCTGTTTTATGTGGCGCTGAAGAATACATTTGTATTTCTCCTAGCCGTTCCGATATCGATCGTTCTGTCTTTTATTGTGGCTGTGGCGCTAAACAAATCCGTTTATTTTCAAAAAACTCTGCGGGCGCTCTACTTCATGCCCTATATAACCAGTGGGGTTGCCGTTGCCTTTGTCTGGATGCTGCTGTTTCAGCCCTCCTCCGGTCCCATTAACGGCTTTCTGAAAGGGATCGGGATTGCACATCCGCCCGGCTGGCTGTCTACTACAGAATCGTCCATGTATGCCATCGACATCATTTGGGTCTGGTTTATGCTCGGCTACAATATGATCATCTACTTGGCTGCCCTACAGGAAATTCCCGAAGAATTGATGGAAGCGGCCAAAATTGACGGAGCCCGGCCGTGGCAGATTATCCGGCGGATCATGTGGCCATTAGTGAGCCCGACAACCTTTCTGCTGCTGATCACCGGTCTGATTATGACGATCAAGAACTTCGGAATCATTCAGGCCATTACCCAAGGCGGACCTGGGAACAGTACCACGGTACTGTCACTGTTTATATATCAGAATGCCTTCCGCTACTACGAAATGGGTTATGCTGCAGCGATTTCCTGGGCATTGTTCGTGATTATCATGATCTTTACCGTGCTCCAGTGGCTCGGACAAAAACGCTGGGTTCATTATTGA
- a CDS encoding IS110 family transposase codes for MEILIERCCGLDVHKKSITACIITSKGKEIRSFETLTRRLIDLVDWIKSERCTHVAMESTGDYWKPIYNLLEMEDLEPLVVNAQHIKAVPGRKTDVKDAEWIAKLLRHGLVQGSYIPNRDQRELREIIRYRRSIIEERTREVNRLQKVLEGGNIKLSSVASNVLGVSGRNMLEAMIQGESDPSILADFAQKKLKAKKEQLKLALEGSLGPHQLLMLEKQLSHIDQLNELITELDEEIERRMSPFAEDLKLLDTIPGVGKRTAEQILAEIGTDMTRFPSAGHLCSWAGMTPGHDESAGKKRSAKTRKGNKKLRSALVESARAAGRKKNTYLSAQYHRIAGRRGKNRAAVAVGHSILAIVYILLTRRQEYKELGFDYFDQRNHDMVMNRSIKRLESLGYQVNLSEQTA; via the coding sequence GTGGAAATACTCATTGAACGTTGCTGTGGATTGGATGTGCACAAGAAGAGTATCACAGCATGTATCATCACCTCGAAAGGAAAGGAGATTCGGAGTTTTGAAACATTGACTCGTCGGCTGATTGATCTGGTAGATTGGATCAAAAGCGAACGGTGCACCCATGTCGCGATGGAGAGTACCGGAGATTACTGGAAACCCATTTATAATCTGCTAGAAATGGAAGACCTTGAGCCACTGGTCGTAAACGCCCAGCATATCAAAGCCGTGCCAGGACGCAAAACGGACGTGAAAGATGCAGAATGGATAGCGAAATTACTCCGGCATGGGTTGGTGCAAGGCAGCTACATTCCGAATCGGGATCAACGAGAACTTCGGGAAATTATCCGTTATCGCCGAAGTATCATTGAAGAACGCACGCGTGAAGTGAACCGGCTGCAAAAGGTACTAGAAGGCGGCAATATCAAACTTTCGTCGGTAGCGTCTAATGTGCTAGGCGTGTCTGGACGAAACATGCTGGAAGCGATGATTCAAGGAGAAAGTGATCCGTCCATCCTGGCTGACTTTGCGCAAAAGAAGTTAAAGGCCAAGAAAGAGCAATTGAAACTTGCACTGGAGGGAAGCCTAGGTCCCCATCAATTATTAATGCTGGAAAAACAGTTGTCGCATATCGACCAATTGAATGAGTTAATCACGGAACTGGATGAAGAGATCGAGCGCCGAATGAGCCCTTTTGCTGAGGATCTGAAGTTATTGGATACCATCCCCGGTGTCGGTAAGCGAACCGCTGAGCAAATTCTGGCGGAAATTGGGACAGACATGACACGGTTTCCAAGTGCAGGACATTTATGTTCCTGGGCAGGGATGACTCCAGGTCACGATGAAAGTGCGGGGAAGAAGAGATCCGCCAAAACCCGAAAAGGGAACAAAAAACTACGAAGTGCACTCGTAGAATCAGCGCGAGCCGCAGGACGAAAAAAGAACACCTACCTGTCGGCGCAATATCACCGAATCGCAGGCAGGCGAGGGAAAAACAGAGCGGCCGTGGCCGTTGGACACAGCATTTTAGCGATTGTATACATCTTGTTAACGCGAAGACAAGAATATAAGGAACTAGGATTTGACTACTTCGACCAACGAAACCACGATATGGTAATGAACCGTTCTATTAAACGTTTGGAATCCTTGGGATACCAAGTGAATCTGAGTGAGCAAACGGCCTGA
- a CDS encoding extracellular solute-binding protein produces the protein MRNKKWLTVLTVCVLMLGVLGGCGGNNKADGGEGSGSGPVKLTMWGAVPPENGPQEVMDTWNAEHPDIQVEYVRFVNDDDGNLKLDTALSTGQNVDLYVNYTLTNLDKRVKGNIALDLSEYTDYNIDEKMGADAASWKVDDKYYGMPTKKNSFFFALNKEALDKAGLAIPTAWTWDEAREYAVKLKAEGFKYGLVQHTASLVDPLDSVLVKDGYVKADGTSNMDDPLVTKWLETLNGMMKDDLTTPPLGEQLTSKMPVENMFLGGESAMINIGEWLIRSSNNTTEFPRDFQIAFAPVPRLTGNEADFVKSGGLGDFISINSKSKNKDAAWEFLKWYADGGMLPMAAGGRLPSSNAVDQQTAIDHLLGDHADSYDKKSLEFVLYNDKTPTFVRGIAQEIVDMRAQEYEKYFLGNQTAAETVQNMVKRHNDFLKLQGK, from the coding sequence ATGAGAAATAAAAAATGGTTGACCGTACTAACAGTGTGTGTGTTGATGCTCGGTGTGCTAGGCGGATGCGGAGGCAACAATAAGGCAGACGGTGGAGAAGGATCGGGCAGTGGGCCAGTGAAGCTTACTATGTGGGGTGCCGTGCCGCCGGAGAATGGTCCGCAGGAGGTCATGGATACCTGGAACGCCGAACATCCTGATATTCAGGTAGAATATGTGCGGTTTGTGAATGATGATGATGGCAATCTGAAGCTGGATACTGCGCTCTCTACAGGACAAAATGTCGATCTGTATGTCAATTACACACTGACTAATCTGGATAAGCGTGTAAAGGGCAACATTGCGCTCGATCTGAGTGAATATACGGATTACAATATTGATGAGAAAATGGGCGCGGACGCTGCTTCCTGGAAAGTTGATGATAAATACTATGGAATGCCGACCAAGAAAAATTCATTTTTCTTTGCGCTTAATAAGGAAGCACTGGATAAAGCAGGCTTAGCTATTCCTACGGCCTGGACCTGGGATGAAGCAAGAGAATACGCGGTAAAGCTTAAAGCGGAGGGCTTTAAATACGGTCTGGTGCAACACACCGCCTCATTGGTCGATCCCCTGGATTCCGTCTTGGTCAAGGATGGTTATGTAAAGGCAGATGGCACTTCCAATATGGATGATCCGCTAGTGACAAAGTGGCTGGAAACCCTGAATGGCATGATGAAGGACGATCTAACCACGCCACCGCTGGGTGAGCAATTAACCTCGAAAATGCCTGTGGAAAATATGTTTCTCGGCGGTGAATCGGCAATGATCAACATCGGAGAGTGGCTGATCCGCAGCTCCAACAATACAACAGAATTCCCGCGTGACTTTCAGATCGCTTTTGCACCTGTGCCGAGATTGACTGGGAATGAAGCGGATTTCGTGAAAAGCGGCGGCTTGGGTGACTTTATCTCCATTAATTCAAAATCTAAGAATAAGGATGCTGCCTGGGAGTTTCTGAAATGGTACGCTGACGGAGGTATGCTTCCGATGGCAGCCGGAGGTCGTCTACCTTCTTCGAATGCAGTCGATCAACAGACCGCCATTGATCATCTGCTGGGTGACCACGCGGATTCTTATGACAAGAAATCCCTGGAGTTCGTACTCTACAATGATAAGACACCAACTTTTGTACGTGGAATTGCTCAAGAAATAGTAGATATGCGCGCCCAGGAATACGAGAAATACTTCCTTGGGAATCAGACCGCGGCTGAAACGGTACAGAATATGGTGAAGCGTCATAATGATTTCCTGAAGCTCCAAGGCAAGTAA
- a CDS encoding response regulator, producing MWSVLLVEDEVFVRESVREIISWEELGFTVIGESGNGTEALEMITRLSPDLVLADIVMPGMNGIELLKQTRQAGMNTKFIMLTCMSEFEYVRQAMEYGASNYILKLSMSVNSLRDTLRKVSSELDASAQPVVNSVTEEIVPADDEVAAVSTSGFQSLLEPVGEPVVTHPEINKIIEYIGQHYDQDITVKFMSRYVMMGENYVSALFKKKTGHTLIHYLHGVRMERAAKYLRETDLPVHEIGHRVGFANDNYFIKIFKRWTGCTPSQYRHRP from the coding sequence ATGTGGAGCGTACTGCTAGTGGAGGATGAAGTATTCGTAAGAGAGTCGGTGAGGGAGATCATTTCCTGGGAGGAGTTGGGCTTCACCGTGATCGGTGAGTCCGGCAATGGTACGGAAGCACTGGAAATGATCACAAGGCTCTCTCCAGATCTGGTGCTTGCAGACATAGTGATGCCTGGGATGAACGGTATCGAGCTGCTGAAGCAAACCAGGCAAGCAGGAATGAATACCAAATTTATTATGCTGACCTGTATGAGCGAGTTCGAATATGTCCGTCAAGCGATGGAATATGGAGCCTCCAATTATATTCTGAAGCTGTCGATGAGCGTGAATTCATTGCGGGATACGCTGCGCAAGGTCAGCTCTGAGCTGGATGCTAGCGCCCAGCCAGTCGTGAATTCGGTGACAGAGGAGATTGTACCGGCTGATGATGAGGTTGCGGCTGTCTCAACTTCCGGTTTTCAATCCCTGCTGGAGCCTGTGGGTGAGCCAGTCGTTACCCATCCTGAGATTAATAAAATCATCGAATACATCGGCCAGCATTACGACCAGGATATAACCGTCAAATTCATGTCCCGCTATGTGATGATGGGGGAGAATTATGTGAGTGCGCTCTTCAAAAAGAAAACAGGGCATACCTTAATCCATTATTTGCATGGTGTGCGAATGGAGAGGGCGGCGAAGTATTTGCGGGAAACAGATTTGCCGGTCCACGAGATTGGACATAGAGTTGGCTTTGCCAATGATAATTATTTTATCAAAATATTTAAGCGCTGGACGGGCTGCACACCGAGTCAGTATCGCCACCGGCCTTAG
- a CDS encoding sensor histidine kinase translates to MKKPDWKTFLPQKLRYRLFGAFLILILLPFSVLNVYNYRQIESLVEEKISQQSHEQLVQMYGTLEDQMSIAFKTLIFLEQDSVVRNVLTSPLSRTTLENKSLIEEKFKMLNNSFFLYNPSVYFTLMDFHESVYTSYLPKKALAYAPYRERFRQHLSNDELFYQWDSRDENNVLREVSASPYLLSLYAYMKDSSGKPYGLARISIDYSFWFQSVLKASMSNQEYFLMTGKGETVARSSKDAALSLEITREIAQNPTQAYLTDEGSGTLVNYVYIESLDWYMVNRIPLTVLFDEISGLKQRYFLTFFGFTAAFVLMAFMISATFTRPLSHLQNKMKDVVRKNLKIRIPEGRSRGEVLELTRTFNTMLDDTNKLIGQLKAEERQKEAVHFHMLLAQMNPHFLLNTLNTMKWSAIRSGNEEISEMCVSLGKLLEVSLNAQVELVYLKDEIELVQAYLHIQRIRYRDSFEVTCEFADELEYALVPKLSLQPLVENAIRHGVGQLTERGMIRIRIYKNDNGQLTLEVEDNGIGMEESRRIQLTRSRPGIGLSNLKERLRLLFKGQSELTIISLTPGTLIRFSIPFLLSTPYKQGQLTED, encoded by the coding sequence ATGAAGAAGCCGGACTGGAAAACCTTTTTACCGCAAAAGCTGAGATACCGGCTGTTCGGAGCCTTCCTTATTCTCATTCTGCTGCCCTTCAGTGTGCTCAATGTCTATAATTACAGGCAGATCGAATCTCTGGTCGAGGAAAAAATCAGCCAGCAGAGTCACGAGCAGCTGGTGCAGATGTACGGAACGCTGGAGGATCAGATGAGCATTGCCTTTAAGACACTGATCTTTCTGGAGCAGGATTCGGTGGTCCGCAATGTATTGACTTCACCCCTAAGTCGGACTACTTTGGAGAACAAGTCGTTGATCGAAGAGAAATTTAAAATGCTTAATAATAGCTTTTTTCTATATAATCCGTCCGTGTATTTTACATTGATGGACTTCCATGAGAGCGTATACACTTCTTATCTGCCCAAAAAAGCTTTGGCGTATGCTCCTTACAGGGAACGGTTTCGCCAGCATCTTAGCAATGATGAGCTATTTTACCAGTGGGACTCCAGAGACGAGAACAATGTGCTGCGTGAGGTTTCCGCAAGCCCCTATCTGCTGTCGCTCTACGCTTATATGAAAGATAGCAGTGGCAAGCCATATGGTCTGGCTAGAATCAGTATCGACTATTCCTTTTGGTTCCAGTCGGTTCTGAAGGCCTCAATGAGTAACCAAGAATATTTTCTGATGACAGGCAAGGGTGAAACGGTAGCCCGTTCTTCCAAGGATGCGGCTCTTTCTCTGGAAATCACCCGGGAAATTGCCCAGAACCCTACCCAGGCTTATCTGACTGACGAGGGATCGGGCACGCTGGTCAATTACGTATATATTGAATCCTTGGACTGGTATATGGTAAACCGTATTCCGCTTACTGTACTTTTTGATGAAATTTCGGGACTTAAGCAGCGCTATTTTCTGACTTTTTTTGGCTTCACTGCTGCGTTTGTACTGATGGCTTTTATGATCTCGGCCACCTTTACACGTCCCTTGTCCCATTTGCAGAACAAGATGAAGGATGTCGTCCGCAAAAATCTGAAGATTCGTATTCCCGAAGGGAGAAGCCGCGGTGAAGTCCTAGAGCTGACCCGGACCTTTAATACAATGCTCGATGATACGAATAAGCTGATCGGGCAATTAAAAGCTGAGGAAAGGCAAAAGGAGGCTGTCCACTTCCACATGCTGCTGGCCCAGATGAATCCGCACTTTCTGCTGAATACGTTAAATACGATGAAATGGAGTGCCATTCGCAGTGGGAATGAAGAGATTTCCGAGATGTGCGTCTCCCTAGGCAAGCTGCTGGAGGTCAGCCTGAATGCACAGGTGGAGTTGGTATATTTGAAAGACGAGATTGAGCTGGTGCAGGCTTATCTGCATATTCAGCGTATTCGTTATCGTGACAGCTTCGAAGTAACTTGTGAGTTTGCTGATGAACTGGAGTATGCGTTAGTGCCGAAGCTCAGTCTACAGCCACTGGTCGAGAATGCGATCCGCCATGGTGTCGGGCAGCTTACGGAGCGGGGGATGATTCGTATCCGGATCTATAAGAATGATAATGGGCAGCTTACACTTGAAGTAGAGGATAACGGGATTGGGATGGAAGAGTCGCGACGGATACAGCTCACACGCAGCAGACCGGGGATTGGGCTGTCCAATCTCAAGGAACGTCTGCGCTTGCTGTTCAAGGGGCAAAGCGAGCTTACGATCATCAGCCTTACACCGGGTACATTGATCCGGTTCAGTATTCCCTTTTTATTATCAACGCCCTATAAGCAGGGACAGCTAACGGAAGATTAA
- a CDS encoding AraC family transcriptional regulator, with amino-acid sequence MELLNHIYWKQKGQFALPSDCYHSWVAFAVEEGVFKYEIGQHSGSAGFGDLVVCPPGVTFHRETVTPLTFHYIQFNCNEEETLRMVLSAGKFHINDTKRLSSNYAYLRQSNEDSAPLVQDWKTHLVADLWLLHQLESRLEVVRERKFTEDALMAEAAALLEQHAGTSLSLQDIARSLALSPVQLTRRFQEAFQETPSQYLKSIRLKRAKNLLQESELNLTQIAERCGYENGFYLSRVFSKTLGISPAEYRKRHRV; translated from the coding sequence ATGGAGCTCTTGAACCATATCTACTGGAAGCAGAAGGGGCAGTTCGCGCTCCCTAGTGATTGTTATCATTCGTGGGTAGCTTTTGCCGTAGAGGAGGGTGTCTTCAAGTATGAGATTGGACAGCATAGCGGAAGTGCGGGCTTTGGGGATCTCGTGGTCTGCCCTCCCGGAGTCACCTTTCACAGAGAAACAGTTACGCCGCTAACCTTTCATTATATTCAGTTCAACTGTAATGAGGAGGAGACACTAAGAATGGTGCTCTCGGCAGGCAAGTTTCATATCAACGATACGAAACGTCTTAGCTCCAACTATGCCTATTTACGCCAATCCAATGAGGACAGCGCCCCGCTCGTTCAGGACTGGAAGACACATCTCGTCGCGGATCTTTGGCTGCTGCATCAATTGGAAAGCAGGCTGGAGGTTGTAAGAGAGCGGAAATTTACCGAGGATGCCCTGATGGCGGAGGCTGCAGCACTGCTGGAGCAGCATGCCGGAACGTCGCTAAGTCTGCAGGACATCGCCCGTAGTCTGGCTTTAAGCCCTGTACAGCTGACCCGCCGTTTTCAGGAAGCTTTTCAGGAGACGCCTTCCCAGTATTTAAAGTCGATTCGCTTAAAGAGAGCCAAGAATCTGCTCCAGGAAAGTGAACTGAACCTGACTCAGATTGCTGAAAGATGCGGCTATGAGAACGGGTTCTATCTCAGCAGGGTGTTCTCAAAGACGTTGGGAATAAGCCCTGCGGAATATAGAAAACGGCACCGTGTTTAG